A single genomic interval of Mycolicibacterium holsaticum DSM 44478 = JCM 12374 harbors:
- the manA gene encoding mannose-6-phosphate isomerase, class I, with the protein MHLLRGAVRTYAWGSRTAIADFTGRPSPTAHPEAELWFGAHPGDPAWLQTDDGERSLLDTVREDPEGQLGAAVCGRFGDSLPFLVKVLAADEPLSLQAHPSAEQAVEGFNREERAGIPISAPNRNYRDPSHKPEILVALGQFEALAGFRPAARTVELMRALNVGHLDPHINLLGCQSDADGLRALFTTWITAPQPDIDVLVPAVLDGAINYVRSGKRTFAAEAKTVLELGERYPGDAGVLASLLLNRISLAPGEAIYLPAGNLHAYLEGVGVEVMANSDNVLRGGLTPKHVDVPELLRVLDFMPAADVVIHPEMASDGMELVYDTPAPEFAVSVLCIDGDQLGHEIDAPTRHDGPQVLLCTEGSTVVHAKSSKVTLQRGSAAWVSADDGPIRLVASEPTKLFRSTVGI; encoded by the coding sequence GTGCACTTGCTACGTGGCGCGGTGCGGACCTATGCGTGGGGTTCGCGGACCGCGATTGCCGATTTCACCGGAAGACCAAGCCCCACCGCACATCCCGAGGCTGAGCTGTGGTTCGGTGCGCACCCGGGTGACCCGGCGTGGCTGCAGACCGACGACGGTGAGCGCTCGCTGCTCGATACGGTGCGCGAGGATCCGGAGGGGCAACTGGGCGCGGCGGTGTGCGGCCGGTTCGGCGACTCGTTGCCGTTTCTGGTCAAGGTGCTCGCCGCCGATGAACCGCTGTCGCTGCAGGCCCATCCCAGCGCCGAACAGGCAGTGGAGGGGTTCAACCGTGAGGAGCGGGCAGGCATCCCGATCTCCGCGCCCAACCGCAACTACCGCGACCCCAGCCACAAACCCGAAATACTCGTCGCGCTAGGGCAATTCGAGGCGCTGGCGGGGTTCCGGCCGGCGGCGCGCACCGTCGAGCTGATGCGCGCGCTGAACGTCGGCCACCTGGACCCCCACATCAACCTGCTCGGCTGCCAATCCGATGCCGACGGTCTGCGCGCGTTGTTCACCACCTGGATCACCGCGCCACAGCCCGACATCGACGTCCTGGTGCCCGCGGTGCTCGACGGCGCGATCAACTACGTGCGCTCGGGTAAACGCACGTTCGCCGCCGAGGCCAAGACCGTGCTCGAGCTCGGCGAGCGCTATCCCGGCGACGCCGGCGTGCTGGCCTCGCTGCTGTTGAACCGGATCAGCCTGGCCCCGGGTGAGGCCATCTACCTGCCCGCCGGAAACCTGCACGCCTACCTGGAGGGTGTGGGTGTCGAGGTGATGGCCAACTCCGACAACGTGCTGCGCGGCGGGCTGACCCCCAAGCACGTCGACGTGCCCGAGTTGCTGCGGGTGCTCGACTTCATGCCCGCCGCCGATGTGGTGATCCATCCGGAGATGGCATCGGACGGAATGGAATTGGTATATGACACGCCCGCACCCGAGTTCGCGGTGTCGGTGCTGTGCATCGACGGTGACCAGCTCGGGCACGAGATCGACGCGCCGACCCGCCACGACGGCCCGCAGGTCCTGTTGTGCACCGAGGGTTCGACGGTGGTGCACGCCAAGTCGAGCAAGGTGACGCTGCAGCGGGGCTCGGCGGCGTGGGTGTCGGCCGACGACGGCCCGATCCGGTTGGTCGCCTCGGAGCCGACGAAGCTGTTCCGCTCGACCGTGGGAATCTGA
- a CDS encoding TobH protein, with product MNATHAAVDLDDVDGLLAADRDGLLRGASMAGAQARATAAALAEGELDALRADQPPRTLIWLADRGNGQTAGPLLAAAVGGSVGVPIVTAAEVPPWIGALDVLVVAGDDPGDPVLVSAAATALHRGARVVVVAPFEGPLRDVVAGRAVALAPRVWVPDEFSLVRYLAAGLAILNVVQPGMQVNLDALADELDAEAFRNSAGHELFTNPAKTLADRMSGRDVVLAGDNPATLALARHAAGIMLRVAHRVVAAVGLADTVAALRAGFGGAPGAERLFHDEQIDGPLPDRARVFVLTTDAERQVVLARVSGLDDVDVINAEDVPDGPPEQAPAPTPGDGRPERQLAMLAVRLEMTAAYLKLVRG from the coding sequence GTGAACGCCACGCATGCCGCGGTCGACCTCGACGACGTGGACGGCCTGCTCGCCGCGGATCGGGACGGTTTGCTGCGCGGGGCGTCCATGGCAGGCGCCCAGGCGCGGGCCACCGCCGCCGCGCTCGCGGAGGGCGAGTTGGACGCCTTACGTGCCGACCAGCCGCCGCGAACGCTGATCTGGCTGGCCGACCGCGGCAACGGCCAGACCGCGGGTCCGCTGCTTGCCGCCGCCGTCGGCGGCTCGGTGGGGGTGCCGATCGTCACCGCCGCCGAGGTGCCGCCGTGGATCGGCGCGTTGGACGTGCTCGTCGTCGCGGGCGACGACCCCGGTGATCCGGTGCTGGTGTCGGCGGCGGCCACCGCGTTGCACCGCGGTGCCCGGGTGGTCGTGGTGGCGCCGTTCGAGGGTCCGCTGCGCGACGTCGTCGCGGGCCGCGCGGTCGCGCTGGCGCCGCGGGTGTGGGTGCCCGACGAGTTCAGCCTGGTGCGGTATCTGGCTGCGGGGTTGGCGATCCTGAACGTGGTGCAGCCGGGTATGCAGGTGAACCTGGACGCGCTGGCCGACGAACTCGACGCCGAGGCGTTCCGCAACAGCGCCGGACACGAACTGTTCACCAACCCGGCCAAGACACTGGCTGACCGGATGTCGGGCCGCGATGTGGTGTTGGCCGGTGACAACCCGGCGACGCTGGCGTTGGCACGGCACGCGGCCGGGATCATGCTGCGCGTCGCGCACCGCGTGGTCGCGGCCGTCGGCCTCGCGGACACCGTCGCCGCCCTGCGGGCGGGGTTCGGCGGCGCGCCGGGCGCCGAGCGGTTGTTCCATGACGAGCAGATCGACGGTCCGCTGCCCGACCGGGCCAGGGTCTTCGTGCTGACCACCGATGCCGAACGGCAGGTGGTCCTGGCGCGGGTGAGCGGACTCGACGATGTCGACGTGATCAACGCCGAGGATGTACCGGACGGACCGCCTGAACAGGCCCCGGCCCCGACGCCGGGTGACGGACGCCCTGAACGACAACTGGCGATGCTGGCCGTGCGGTTGGAGATGACGGCCGCTTATCTGAAACTGGTTCGAGGTTAA
- a CDS encoding phosphomannomutase/phosphoglucomutase, which produces MSRPAAAVHRVIKAYDVRGLVGEEIDDDFVFDVGGAFARLVRSGSSRVVIGYDMRESSPSLAAAFAEGVRAQGLDVVRIGLASTDQLYFASGLLDSPGAMFTASHNPAAYNGIKLCRANAKPVGKDTGLSTISDEVIAGVPGYDGPRGTITDRDVLADYGEFLRSLVNLTELRPLSVAVDAGNGMAGHTTPAVLGPISGVTVEPLYFELDGTFPNHEANPLEPANLLDLQAHVLKTGADIGLAFDGDADRCFVVDELGRPVPPSAVTALVAARELGREIGATVIHNLITSRAVPELVAERGGTPVRSRVGHSYIKALMADTGAIFGGEHSAHYYFRDFWGADSGMLAALHVLAALGEQQRPLSDLMADYQRYEASGEINFTVTDAEACVDEVLRTFGPRIQSLDHLDGVTVDLGDGSWFNLRMSNTEPLLRLNVEARTADEIDAIVGQVSETVDAQMSEGSGAVT; this is translated from the coding sequence ATGTCTCGGCCCGCCGCGGCGGTTCATCGCGTGATCAAGGCCTATGACGTGCGTGGCCTGGTCGGTGAGGAAATCGACGACGACTTCGTTTTCGACGTCGGCGGCGCGTTTGCCCGGCTGGTGCGCAGCGGTTCCTCTCGAGTGGTGATCGGCTACGACATGCGGGAAAGCTCACCTTCGCTGGCCGCGGCCTTCGCCGAGGGGGTGAGGGCCCAGGGTCTCGACGTCGTACGCATCGGGCTGGCATCGACAGATCAGCTCTATTTCGCCTCGGGTCTGTTGGACAGCCCCGGCGCCATGTTCACCGCCAGCCACAACCCGGCCGCCTACAACGGCATCAAGCTGTGCCGGGCCAACGCCAAACCGGTGGGCAAGGACACCGGGCTGTCGACCATCAGCGACGAGGTCATCGCCGGGGTGCCCGGCTACGACGGTCCGCGCGGCACGATCACCGACCGCGACGTGCTTGCCGATTACGGCGAGTTTCTGCGGTCGCTGGTGAACCTGACCGAGCTGCGGCCGCTGAGCGTTGCGGTGGACGCGGGCAACGGGATGGCGGGCCACACCACGCCCGCGGTGCTGGGCCCGATATCCGGGGTCACCGTGGAACCGCTGTATTTCGAGCTCGACGGCACGTTTCCCAACCACGAGGCCAACCCGCTGGAGCCGGCCAACCTGCTGGACCTGCAGGCCCACGTGCTGAAGACCGGTGCCGACATCGGGCTGGCCTTCGACGGTGACGCCGACCGGTGCTTCGTCGTCGACGAACTGGGCCGCCCGGTCCCGCCGTCCGCGGTGACCGCGCTGGTCGCCGCGCGCGAACTCGGCAGAGAGATCGGCGCGACGGTGATCCACAACCTGATCACCTCGCGGGCGGTGCCCGAACTGGTCGCCGAGCGCGGCGGCACGCCGGTGCGCTCACGCGTCGGGCATTCCTATATCAAGGCGCTGATGGCCGACACCGGCGCCATTTTCGGCGGCGAGCACTCCGCGCACTACTACTTCCGTGACTTCTGGGGTGCGGACTCGGGCATGCTCGCGGCGCTGCATGTGCTGGCGGCGCTCGGCGAACAGCAGCGGCCGCTGTCGGATCTGATGGCCGACTACCAGCGCTACGAGGCCTCCGGCGAGATCAACTTCACCGTCACCGACGCCGAGGCCTGCGTGGATGAGGTGCTCAGGACGTTCGGCCCGCGGATCCAGTCGCTCGACCACCTCGACGGCGTAACCGTGGATCTGGGCGACGGCAGCTGGTTCAACCTGCGGATGTCCAACACCGAGCCGTTGCTGCGGCTCAACGTCGAGGCCCGCACCGCCGATGAGATCGACGCAATCGTCGGGCAGGTGTCCGAAACAGTCGACGCGCAGATGTCCGAAGGCTCGGGGGCCGTCACGTGA
- a CDS encoding DUF3499 domain-containing protein gives MNVPRRCCRPGCPHYAVATLTFVYSDSTAVVGPLATVSEPHSWDLCVVHAGRITAPRGWELVRHAGPLPSHPDEDDLVALADAVREGRDVAPPVNGIVAGFSDPATGSAGGTLVAPPTKRPASNGRRRGHLRVLPDPTD, from the coding sequence GTGAACGTTCCCCGTCGCTGCTGCCGGCCCGGGTGCCCTCACTATGCGGTCGCGACGCTGACCTTCGTCTACTCCGACTCGACTGCCGTGGTGGGCCCGCTGGCCACGGTGTCCGAGCCGCACTCGTGGGACCTCTGCGTGGTGCACGCCGGCCGGATCACCGCGCCGCGCGGCTGGGAGCTGGTTCGCCACGCAGGACCGCTGCCGTCGCACCCCGACGAGGACGACCTGGTCGCGCTCGCCGACGCGGTACGTGAAGGCCGGGATGTCGCACCGCCGGTCAACGGCATCGTCGCTGGGTTTTCCGACCCGGCCACGGGTTCGGCCGGTGGCACCCTGGTGGCGCCGCCGACGAAGCGGCCGGCGTCCAACGGCCGCCGCCGGGGCCACCTGCGGGTGTTGCCCGACCCCACGGATTAG
- a CDS encoding metallopeptidase family protein: MRGPLLPPTVPGWRSRAERFDMAVLEAYEPIERRWHDRLSALDVAVDEIPRISLKDPDTMQWPAEVVADGPIALARLIPAGVDVRGNATRARIVLFRKPIERRAKDTIELGDLLHEILVAQVATYLGVEPSVIDPTIDDE, from the coding sequence ATGCGCGGGCCGCTGCTGCCCCCTACCGTCCCGGGCTGGCGCAGCCGCGCCGAGCGGTTCGACATGGCGGTGCTGGAAGCCTACGAGCCGATCGAGCGGCGCTGGCACGATCGGCTGTCCGCGCTCGATGTGGCCGTCGACGAGATACCGCGGATCTCGCTGAAGGATCCCGACACCATGCAGTGGCCGGCCGAAGTGGTCGCCGACGGGCCGATCGCGCTGGCCCGGCTGATCCCGGCGGGCGTAGATGTTCGGGGCAACGCGACTCGCGCACGAATTGTGCTGTTTCGCAAACCGATTGAGCGACGGGCCAAAGACACCATCGAGCTCGGCGATCTATTGCATGAAATCCTGGTGGCTCAGGTGGCCACCTATCTGGGGGTCGAACCTTCTGTCATCGACCCGACGATCGACGACGAGTAG
- a CDS encoding WhiB family transcriptional regulator has product MSFEQSDFDRLAPFDSRLFGSVGSAPHTNTGPAPIETPTRPQLSLVPDPVDIDVALPLTPEDELWQEKALCAQTDPEAFFPEKGGSTREAKRICQGCEVKDACLDYALANDERFGIWGGLSERERRRLKRGII; this is encoded by the coding sequence ATGTCTTTTGAGCAAAGCGATTTCGATCGTCTGGCTCCGTTCGATAGCCGACTGTTCGGCTCAGTAGGCAGCGCGCCGCACACCAATACCGGACCGGCACCGATTGAGACGCCCACGCGTCCCCAGCTGAGCCTGGTGCCCGATCCAGTTGATATTGATGTTGCGCTGCCATTGACTCCCGAAGACGAGCTCTGGCAGGAGAAGGCCCTCTGTGCGCAAACCGACCCCGAGGCGTTCTTCCCGGAGAAGGGTGGCTCGACGCGGGAGGCCAAGCGGATCTGCCAGGGCTGCGAGGTCAAGGACGCGTGCCTGGACTACGCACTGGCCAATGACGAACGCTTCGGCATCTGGGGCGGCCTGTCCGAGCGCGAGCGCCGCCGCCTCAAGCGCGGGATCATCTGA
- the cofD gene encoding 2-phospho-L-lactate transferase, translated as MKVTVLVGGVGGARFLLGVQHLLGLGQWREDSNDTANELTAIVNVGDDAWMFGVRICPDLDTCMYTLGGGIDPERGWGHRNETWHAKEELAAYGVQPDWFGLGDRDLATHLVRSQMLRAGYPLSEVTEALCRRWSPGARLLPVTDDRSETHVVITDPNDGEKRAIHFQEWWVRYRAQVPTHSFAFVGADDATAGPGVADAIASADVVLLAPSNPVVSIGAILAVPGVRAALRSTPARVIGYSPVIGGKPLRGMADECLSVIGVPSTSEAIGEYFGARSKVGILDGWLVHEGDSAEIDGVEVRAVPLLMKDPAATAEMVRAGLDLAGVKP; from the coding sequence GTGAAGGTCACGGTTCTGGTCGGCGGAGTCGGCGGAGCGCGGTTCCTGTTGGGCGTGCAGCATCTTCTCGGGCTGGGCCAGTGGCGCGAGGACAGCAACGACACCGCCAACGAGTTGACCGCGATCGTCAACGTCGGAGACGACGCGTGGATGTTCGGGGTTCGGATCTGCCCGGACCTCGACACCTGCATGTACACGCTGGGCGGCGGCATCGACCCGGAGCGCGGCTGGGGCCACCGAAACGAAACCTGGCACGCCAAGGAGGAACTCGCCGCCTACGGTGTGCAGCCGGACTGGTTCGGACTCGGCGACCGCGATCTGGCCACCCATCTGGTACGCAGCCAGATGTTGCGGGCCGGCTATCCGCTGTCCGAAGTCACCGAGGCGCTGTGCCGGCGGTGGTCGCCGGGTGCGCGGCTGCTGCCGGTCACCGATGACCGCAGCGAAACCCACGTCGTCATCACCGATCCCAACGACGGTGAGAAGCGCGCCATTCATTTCCAGGAGTGGTGGGTGCGCTACCGCGCCCAGGTACCCACCCACAGCTTCGCGTTCGTCGGCGCCGACGATGCGACCGCGGGGCCCGGCGTCGCCGACGCGATCGCATCGGCCGACGTCGTGCTGCTCGCCCCGTCCAACCCGGTGGTGAGCATCGGCGCGATCCTCGCCGTGCCCGGAGTGCGGGCCGCGCTGCGGTCGACACCGGCGCGGGTCATCGGCTACTCCCCCGTGATCGGCGGAAAACCGCTGCGCGGCATGGCCGACGAATGTCTGTCGGTGATCGGGGTGCCGAGCACATCCGAGGCGATCGGCGAATACTTCGGTGCGCGTTCGAAAGTCGGCATCCTCGACGGCTGGTTGGTGCACGAAGGCGATTCCGCCGAGATCGACGGCGTCGAGGTGCGGGCGGTGCCTCTGTTGATGAAGGACCCGGCGGCGACGGCCGAGATGGTGCGCGCCGGACTCGATCTGGCCGGCGTGAAACCGTGA
- a CDS encoding coenzyme F420-0:L-glutamate ligase: MTEHGSAATVELLPVPGLPEFRPGDDLAAAIAAAAPWLRDNDIVVVTSKVVSKCEGRIVAAPDDPEERDTLRRKLVDAEAVRVLARKGRTLITENALGLIQAAAGVDGSNVGSTELALLPVDPDRSAAVLRTALRDRLGVTVGVVITDTMGRAWRNGQIDAAIGAAGLTVLHGYAGSQDRHGNDLVVTEIAVADEVAAAADLVKGKLTDIPVAVVRGLSLPDDGSSARNLLRAGEEDLFWLGTEESIALGRTQAQLLRRSVRSFADEPVAAELIEAAVGEALTAPAPHHTRPVRFVWLQDRDRRTALLDRMKDKWRADLRGDGRPADSVERRVARGQILYDAPEVVIPFMVPDGAHSYPDAERTAAEHTMFTVAVGAAVQALLVGLAVRGVGSCWIGSTIFAPDLVRGALELPDDWHPLGAIAIGYPEGPAPSGPRDPVPTDGLLVRK; this comes from the coding sequence GTGACCGAGCACGGGTCTGCGGCCACCGTCGAACTCCTTCCCGTACCGGGCCTGCCGGAGTTCCGACCCGGTGACGACCTGGCGGCGGCGATCGCCGCGGCGGCGCCGTGGTTGCGTGACAACGACATCGTCGTCGTCACCAGCAAGGTGGTCTCCAAGTGTGAAGGCCGTATCGTCGCGGCGCCGGACGACCCGGAGGAGCGGGATACGTTGCGGCGCAAGCTGGTCGACGCCGAGGCGGTCCGGGTGCTGGCTCGCAAGGGCCGCACCCTGATCACTGAGAACGCGCTGGGACTCATCCAGGCGGCCGCGGGCGTGGACGGCTCCAACGTCGGATCCACGGAGTTGGCGCTGCTGCCCGTCGATCCCGACCGCAGCGCGGCCGTGCTGCGCACCGCGTTGCGCGACCGGCTCGGCGTCACCGTCGGCGTGGTGATCACCGACACCATGGGCCGGGCATGGCGAAACGGTCAGATCGACGCCGCGATCGGCGCGGCCGGGCTCACCGTGCTGCACGGCTACGCCGGATCGCAGGACCGGCACGGCAACGACCTGGTCGTCACCGAGATCGCCGTCGCCGACGAAGTCGCCGCCGCGGCCGACCTGGTGAAGGGCAAGCTCACCGATATCCCCGTCGCAGTGGTGCGCGGGCTTTCGCTGCCCGACGACGGATCCAGCGCGCGGAACCTGCTGCGCGCCGGCGAGGAAGACCTGTTCTGGTTGGGCACCGAGGAGTCGATCGCGCTCGGCCGCACGCAGGCCCAGCTGCTGCGCCGCTCGGTGCGCAGCTTCGCCGACGAGCCCGTCGCCGCCGAGCTCATCGAGGCCGCCGTCGGCGAAGCGCTCACCGCGCCCGCGCCGCACCACACCCGCCCGGTGCGGTTCGTCTGGTTGCAGGACCGCGACCGGCGCACGGCGCTGCTGGACCGGATGAAGGACAAGTGGCGCGCCGACCTGCGCGGCGACGGCCGCCCCGCCGACTCCGTGGAGCGCCGGGTAGCCCGCGGCCAGATCCTCTACGACGCACCCGAAGTCGTGATCCCGTTCATGGTGCCCGACGGCGCACACAGTTATCCCGACGCCGAGCGCACGGCGGCCGAACACACCATGTTCACCGTCGCGGTCGGGGCCGCGGTCCAGGCGCTGCTGGTGGGCCTGGCGGTGCGCGGCGTCGGCAGCTGCTGGATCGGCTCGACGATCTTCGCGCCGGACCTGGTGCGCGGCGCGCTCGAATTGCCCGACGACTGGCATCCGCTGGGCGCCATCGCTATCGGATATCCCGAAGGCCCGGCACCGTCCGGCCCCCGCGATCCGGTGCCCACCGACGGTCTGCTGGTGCGCAAATGA
- a CDS encoding NUDIX domain-containing protein: MSLHASAVETLRSWQAPDPGQDTLRHAVLAFLAARPDGCLRECVPGHVTGSALVLDHTGSMALLTLHPRVGRWLQLGGHCEPGDDTIVAAALREAAEESGIDGLEIDPVLAALHVHPVTCSLGVPTRHLDMQFIVHAPADAQIACSDESLDLRWWPLDALPDDCDFGLKQLAAAAISV; the protein is encoded by the coding sequence ATGAGCCTGCACGCCTCGGCCGTCGAAACGCTGAGGAGTTGGCAGGCGCCCGATCCCGGGCAGGACACGTTGCGCCACGCGGTGCTGGCGTTCTTGGCCGCGCGTCCGGACGGCTGCCTGCGCGAGTGCGTGCCCGGACACGTCACCGGGTCGGCCCTCGTGCTCGACCACACCGGTTCCATGGCGCTGCTGACGCTGCACCCGCGCGTCGGGCGCTGGCTGCAACTGGGTGGGCACTGCGAACCGGGTGACGACACCATCGTCGCCGCCGCGCTGCGGGAGGCCGCCGAGGAATCGGGAATCGACGGGCTTGAGATCGATCCCGTGCTGGCCGCGCTGCACGTGCATCCGGTGACCTGCTCGCTGGGTGTGCCGACGCGCCACCTCGATATGCAGTTCATCGTGCACGCACCGGCCGACGCCCAGATCGCGTGCAGTGACGAGTCGCTGGATCTGCGCTGGTGGCCGCTGGACGCGCTGCCCGACGACTGCGACTTCGGGTTGAAGCAACTTGCCGCCGCGGCGATTTCGGTGTAG
- a CDS encoding sugar phosphate nucleotidyltransferase, which translates to MNPAEVDAVVLVGGLGTRLRPLTLSAPKPMLPTAGLPFLTHLLSRIAEAGIEHVVLGTSYKAAVFESAFGDGSKLGLQIEYVVEEQPLGTGGGIANVASKLRYDTALVFNGDVLSGADLRALLDSHEQNNADVTLHLVRVGDPRAFGCVPTDADGSVTAFLEKTQDPPTDQINAGCYVFKREVIDRIPKDRPVSVEREVFPGLLADGLRVCGYVDSTYWRDMGTPEDFVRGSADLVRGIAPSPALGGHRGEELVHDGASVAPGAVLIGGTVVGRGAEIAGGARLDGAVVFDGAKVGAGAVIERSIIGFGARIGPRALIRDGVIGDGADIGARCELLRGARVWPGVSIPDGGIRYSTDV; encoded by the coding sequence GTGAACCCTGCAGAGGTGGACGCCGTCGTACTGGTCGGTGGACTCGGCACGCGGTTGCGGCCGTTGACGCTTTCGGCACCCAAACCGATGTTGCCCACGGCGGGCCTGCCGTTTTTGACCCACCTGCTGTCGCGGATCGCCGAGGCCGGTATCGAACACGTTGTGCTCGGCACCTCGTACAAGGCCGCGGTCTTCGAGTCCGCGTTCGGAGACGGCTCCAAGCTCGGCCTGCAGATCGAGTACGTCGTGGAGGAGCAGCCCCTGGGCACCGGCGGCGGCATCGCCAACGTGGCTTCGAAACTGCGCTACGACACGGCGCTGGTATTCAACGGCGACGTGCTGTCCGGGGCCGATCTGCGCGCGCTGCTGGACAGCCACGAGCAGAACAACGCCGACGTCACCTTGCATCTGGTGCGCGTGGGTGACCCCCGCGCGTTCGGTTGCGTGCCGACCGACGCCGACGGCAGCGTCACCGCGTTTCTGGAGAAGACGCAGGATCCGCCGACCGATCAGATCAACGCCGGCTGCTATGTGTTCAAGCGCGAGGTGATCGATCGCATCCCCAAGGATCGGCCGGTTTCGGTGGAGCGGGAGGTATTTCCCGGGCTGTTGGCCGACGGGTTACGGGTCTGCGGCTACGTCGACTCCACCTACTGGCGCGATATGGGCACCCCCGAGGACTTCGTGCGCGGTTCGGCCGACCTGGTCCGCGGCATCGCGCCCTCGCCCGCGCTGGGCGGGCACCGCGGCGAGGAACTCGTGCACGACGGCGCCAGCGTGGCGCCCGGGGCGGTGCTGATCGGCGGCACGGTCGTGGGTCGCGGCGCCGAGATCGCCGGTGGCGCACGGCTTGACGGCGCGGTGGTCTTCGACGGCGCGAAGGTCGGGGCCGGCGCGGTGATCGAACGCTCGATCATCGGCTTCGGTGCCCGCATCGGTCCGCGGGCGCTGATCCGCGACGGGGTGATCGGCGACGGCGCCGACATCGGGGCGCGCTGCGAGCTGCTGCGCGGTGCGCGGGTATGGCCGGGGGTCTCGATTCCCGACGGCGGCATCCGCTACTCCACCGACGTCTGA
- a CDS encoding glycosyltransferase family 2 protein: MSDNLVVVTVTYSPGPHLDRFLASLSHATDRPVTVIMADNGSTDGAPEEALERYPNVRLLPTGANLGYGSAVNRAVNDYLKDAAAASYSDFFVVANPDVQWGPRSIDILLEAAARWPRAGALGPLIRDPDGSVYPSARHLPSLIRGGMHAVVGPVWRSNPWTAAYRQERLEPSERPVGWLSGSCLLLRRAAFDEISGFDERYFMYMEDVDLGDRLGQAGWQNVYVPSAEILHDKGHAAGRDPARNLAAHHTSTYTFLADRYPKWWQGPLRWTIRGALAARGGLVVRNSQRTRGKGRR, translated from the coding sequence GTGAGCGACAATTTGGTGGTCGTCACGGTGACGTACTCACCGGGCCCCCATCTCGACCGGTTTCTGGCGTCGCTGTCGCATGCCACCGACCGGCCGGTGACGGTCATCATGGCCGACAACGGTTCCACCGACGGTGCCCCCGAAGAGGCGCTGGAGCGGTACCCCAACGTGCGGTTGCTGCCCACCGGGGCGAACCTGGGCTACGGCAGCGCGGTGAACCGCGCCGTCAACGATTATTTGAAAGATGCTGCGGCGGCGTCGTATTCGGATTTCTTCGTGGTCGCCAACCCCGATGTGCAGTGGGGTCCACGCAGCATCGACATCCTGCTGGAGGCCGCCGCGCGGTGGCCGCGCGCCGGTGCGCTGGGCCCGCTGATCCGCGACCCCGACGGTTCGGTGTACCCCTCGGCGCGCCACCTGCCCAGCCTGATCCGCGGCGGTATGCATGCGGTCGTCGGCCCGGTGTGGCGGTCCAACCCGTGGACGGCCGCCTACCGGCAGGAGCGACTGGAGCCCAGCGAACGTCCCGTCGGCTGGCTGTCGGGCTCGTGCCTGTTGCTGAGGCGGGCGGCATTCGACGAGATCTCGGGCTTCGACGAGCGCTATTTCATGTACATGGAGGATGTCGACCTGGGTGATCGGCTCGGCCAGGCCGGCTGGCAGAACGTATACGTGCCCTCCGCCGAGATTTTGCACGACAAAGGCCACGCGGCCGGCCGGGACCCGGCTCGCAACTTGGCCGCCCACCACACCAGCACCTACACTTTCCTCGCGGATCGGTATCCGAAGTGGTGGCAGGGGCCACTGCGCTGGACCATCCGGGGGGCGCTCGCCGCGCGTGGCGGGCTGGTGGTACGCAATTCTCAACGGACCCGGGGGAAAGGACGGCGCTAG